The Crassostrea angulata isolate pt1a10 unplaced genomic scaffold, ASM2561291v2 HiC_scaffold_17, whole genome shotgun sequence genome includes a window with the following:
- the LOC128168588 gene encoding uncharacterized protein LOC128168588, producing the protein MSSFACWLCPEKFKSNRDRKNHLISRPHERMRVLCPFCPLRDGKKEKSLRRMSDLKVHIADSHKAEKRIFSDSLPSDFFSEANGFWLAVHPKDYLKLITPNSWRADAAVRARTEMIRWIRVNQLSKRRLQELEQGWEAARAPSLTPEEKFVPDYSEEPEEDLQARKRAREYSPSRPDLTSDFQLKTISLEGGVISVYITKEDEVYNVTLTPEAARNPQLLSSFMRKSQTLTHDPFFQTPPTMTPVTSPSIKKVLSIVLAVGPEHFQSIRNGTCPPAYVPSKMSSACHPQDTSPIPGQPESSTIPCQLQDLFSIDSQPEGPPTIDSQPEGPPTIDSQPEDPPSNEHPDILSDQPTFAIPVGFRGPPEISLAKDTPAEDPASIASGSILVELADPDALASLINVPPLCTGGDSQRSKPASSFYADPLAPAVPNTTASSSTSSDAAGTSLTSSMDLLESHIILDRARTLLEFGVMPLLPPARRNWSGVAPFPISPDRPKLTWPPSGWETMTSDQKLQAWEFTALSLETDGVINSSSLTSSRSALLCKYNFLCLPGSAKPVMIKEEEMDRKLRFYNYKKLCALARKGVHSLDDNLFVVMLEAAFLQRKKTMDSVINIINAKNVPLRLS; encoded by the coding sequence ATGTCTTCATTTGCCTGCTGGCTGTGCCCAGAAAAGTTCAAGTCCAACAGAGACCGCAAAAACCACCTGATTTCGAGGCCTCATGAGAGGATGCGGGTCCTGTGCCCTTTCTGTCCCCTCCGAGATGGTAAGAAGGAGAAGTCTCTGCGTCGTATGAGTGACCTCAAAGTGCACATCGCAGATAGCCACAAAGCGGAGAAAAGGATTTTTTCAGACAGCCTTCCTTCCGATTTCTTCTCTGAGGCGAATGGGTTCTGGCTGGCAGTACACCCCAAGGATTATCTGAAGCTGATCACTCCTAATTCCTGGCGGGCTGATGCGGCTGTGCGGGCACGGACTGAGATGATAAGGTGGATTCGAGTAAACCAGCTGAGCAAGCGCCGTCTACAGGAATTGGAACAGGGATGGGAGGCAGCCCGTGCACCCTCATTGACACCGGAGGAGAAGTTCGTGCCGGACTACAGCGAGGAGCCTGAGGAAGACCTACAAGCAAGGAAGAGAGCCAGGGAGTACTCCCCCTCCAGACCAGACCTCACTAGTGACTTTCAGCTCAAGACCATCAGTCTGGAGGGTGGAGTGATAAGCGTCTATATCACCAAGGAAGATGAAGTCTATAACGTCACCCTGACTCCAGAGGCAGCTCGGAATCCTCAACTTCTGTCTTCTTTCATGAGGAAGTCCCAGACACTGACCCATGATCCATTTTTCCAGACACCGCCCACCATGACTCCCGTGACCTCCCCATCCATAAAGAAAGTGCTGTCCATTGTCCTGGCTGTGGGTCCTGAGCACTTTCAGAGCATCAGGAATGGAACCTGCCCCCCAGCATATGTACCATCTAAGATGTCCAGTGCATGCCATCCGCAGGATACTTCTCCCATCCCAGGTCAACCAGAGAGCTCCACCATTCCATGCCAGCTCCAGGATCTCTTCTCCATTGATAGCCAGCCAGAGGGCCCCCCTACCATCGACAGCCAGCCAGAGGGCCCCCCTACCATTGACAGCCAGCCAGAGGACCCCCCTTCCAATGAACATCCTGATATTCTCTCAGACCAGCCAACTTTTGCCATTCCTGTGGGTTTCAGAGGGCCACCTGAAATTTCTCTGGCCAAGGACACTCCTGCCGAAGACCCAGCCAGCATTGCAAGTGGATCCATTCTGGTGGAACTGGCAGATCCAGACGCCCTGGCCTCCCTCATCAATGTACCACCCCTTTGCACGGGAGGAGACAGCCAGCGAAGCAAGCCAGCCAGTTCTTTTTATGCCGATCCCCTTGCTCCAGCTGTCCCCAACACTACGGCATCCAGTTCCACCAGTTCTGACGCTGCAGGAACCAGTTTAACCTCGAGCATGGACTTGTTGGAGAGCCATATTATTTTGGACCGGGCGCGAACTCTGTTAGAGTTTGGTGTAATGCCACTGTTGCCACCAGCAAGGAGAAACTGGTCAGGAGTGGCACCATTCCCCATTTCTCCAGATAGGCCCAAACTCACTTGGCCACCTTCAGGATGGGAAACCATGACTTCAGATCAGAAGCTGCAGGCTTGGGAGTTCACGGCCCTCTCCCTTGAGACAGATGGTGTGATCAATTCTTCCTCTCTGACCTCATCCAGATCTGCCCTCCTCTGCAAATATAACTTCCTTTGTCTTCCTGGGTCAGCAAAGCCAGTCATGATCAAAGAAGAAGAGATGGACAGGAAGCTTAGATTTTACAATTACAAAAAACTGTGTGCTCTTGCAAGAAAAGGTGTTCATTCTCTGGACGACAATCTGTTCGTTGTGATGCTGGAGGCTGCTTTCCTGCAGAGGAAAAAGACCATGGACTCTGTCATTAACATTATCAATGCTAAAAATGTTCCACTTAGACTGTCCTAA
- the LOC128168598 gene encoding uncharacterized protein LOC128168598, translating to MAFVFCMTCFSIVLFGLGVSTDTHSCKGDWELFFHAPSGNGEEVLKAWKTRHNNCDIISGICPCLIKNGCLPPKARLETFVSTKKILRSPYIDYWNCLNIKKIKIELNTQGETMAFIEFNGQNSDYLNWFHNSRIVNTSWTDMQKSGSYNFFSIDKETRFSRKFFINKNYGGCAKDAGWLVVNDINGSKPCKWEKQKPYPQFLYGKQKKITKWNDMKFGRADVLNIYIQR from the exons ATGGCTTTTGTTTTCTGTATGACTTGTTTTTCGATCGTGCTGTTTGGACTCGGAGTATCAACTGATACTCATTCTTGCAAAG GAGATTGGGAACTATTTTTTCATGCACCGAGTGGAAACGGAGAGGAGGTTTTGAAAGCATGGAAAACCAGACACAATAATTGTGACATAATCTCTGGAATCTGTCCATGTTTGATAAAGAATGGATGCCTTCCTCCTAAAGCTAGACTGGAAACATTTGTATCAACCAAGAAAATTTTAAGAAGTCCCTACATTGACTATTGGAATTGTCTGAATATCAAAAAG ATCAAGATTGAGTTAAATACGCAAGGTGAAACAATGGCTTTCATCGAATTTAATGGGCAGAATTCTGACTACCTAAATTGGTTTCACAATAGCAGAATTGTCAACACCAGTTGGACTGACATGCAGAAAAGTGGTTCTTATAACTTTTTCTCAATTGACAA GGAAACCCGATTTAGCAGAAAATTTTTCATCAACAAAAACTATGGAGGGTGTGCTAAAGACGCTGGATGGTTAGTTGTAAACGACATCAATGGCTCCAAGCCATGTAAGTGGGAAAAGCAAAAACCATATCCCCAGTTTTTGTATGGCAAGCagaagaaaataacaaaatggaACGATATGA agtttGGAAGAGCTGATGTtctaaacatatatatacaaagatAG